From Nicotiana tabacum cultivar K326 chromosome 22, ASM71507v2, whole genome shotgun sequence, one genomic window encodes:
- the LOC107809971 gene encoding uncharacterized protein LOC107809971 produces the protein MADKPSRALVLYGDGLARFINPTHTHLHSFASRACCGFLSLPHSPPSENYDARIVREFAELVDASEAYLNLNGVEISETQTQEKYVAATISERFMGMKAAVISDDLRLKSLCDKLGFTVLELNEVIGSIIDQVESSVLASKLLELLGFQQGKTLESSQFDLVILHVGAGQRTNGLKDLDHVNRLVGDLMQMAHPGTEVGSRLHMSVVLSYGVVCEDGDSMYSIADTRPENNSKLSPIFPRQSYTIKEGKPRPNVRQFCPMLVAQWQNAVTRKDMVEAYSYKDFKERGANLVIPADRFLHEVAFKMWKAPKYGA, from the exons ATGGCAGACAAGCCTAGCAGAGCACTGGTGTTATACGGTGACGGGTTGGCCCGATTTATCAACCCAACCCATACCCACCTCCATTCTTTTGCTTCTCGAGCTTGTTGTGGCTTCTTGTCTCTTCCTCACTCTCCTCCTTCAG AAAATTATGATGCAAGAATAGTCAGAGAATTTGCTGAGCTAGTGGATGCAAGTGAAGCTTATCTTAACCTG AATGGGGTAGAAATTTCTGAAACGCAAACTCAGGAGAAATATGTAGCGGCTACCATATCAGAGAG GTTTATGGGGATGAAAGCTGCTGTCATCAGTGATGATCTCAGATTGAAGAGTTTATGTGATAAGCTCGGCTTCACCGTCTTAGAGTTGAATGAAGTAATTGGTAGCATTATTGACCAGGTCGAGTCCTCCGTCTTAGCTTCCAAATTGTTAGAGTTGCTGGGTTTTCAACAAGGGAAGACCTTAGAGTCGAGCCAATTTGATTTGGTTATCCTTCACGTTGGAGCTGGTCAAAGGACAAATGGCCTCAAAGACTTGGATCATGTCAATCGCTTGGTCGGCGATTTAATGCAAATGGCACATCCTGGAACGGAAGTAGGTTCTAGGTTGCACATGTCAGTTGTATTGAGTTATGGTGTTGTTTGCGAGGATGGTGATTCCATGTATTCTATTGCTGACACTAGACCAGAGAATAACTCTAAACTTTCTCCTATTTTCCCTCGTCAAAGTTATacaattaaagaaggaaaacCACGACCGAATGTTAG GCAGTTTTGCCCCATGTTAGTGGCCCAGTGGCAGAATGCGGTGACTCGAAAGGATATGGTGGAGGCATATTCATACAAGGATTTCAAAGAG CGTGGCGCAAACCTTGTGATTCCAGCTGATAGATTTTTACATGAAGTGGCATTTAAGATGTGGAAGGCTCCAAAGTACGGGGCTTGA